A stretch of the Massilia sp. W12 genome encodes the following:
- a CDS encoding AAA family ATPase, whose product MLQLEGYTITQTLRQDEEFTLYRARRQQDGQHVLVKSPTLERTTSALRNRINQEYALREELHESWAVRPLALQGANGRIVLILQDPGMVLLESLLDGPMPAAQFLHLASGILDALAHMHLQDIVHKDLQPAHILIDPESGSARLCGFGIASRIPREHQSALPMEVMAGAFAYMAPEQTGRMNRSVDSRSDLYSLGVLFYQMLTGALPFQAEDAMQWIHCHVARQPGAPAQRNPDIAPVLSHIVMKLLAKNAEERYQTANGLRADLRHCQQMLLRHGQLQHFTLGRQDASARLLIPETMYGREAQLHVLFDAMTRVMESGKPELVLVSGYSGIGKSSLVNELQKAMLQPCALFISGKFDQYKRDIPYATLAHAFQSLIRQILCQSEAELDNWRQAIQLALGNQGQLMIELIPELRFVIGPQSALVPLPPADAQLRFQAAFRQFLSAFATPEHPLVLFLDDLQWLDSASLALLEHWINDRSLRHILMIGAYRIKEGERQHPLYEALAGLRNGPLPIHEIELTPFLQADVAHLLADALQSDIGQVWPLAQLVHDKTAGNPFFTTQFLTRLADDGLLAFDHVQSKWRWDLARIRAEGFADNVVDLMISRLRSLPQATLEILKMLACMGNGAEIDVLARVCEKSVEATQLDLWHAVHLRLLLRHGERYQFQHDRIQEAAYSLTAAGELPAQHLKIGRHLAAHLSWPQIEDEIFDIVNHFNQARHLIEAPQERERLCQFNFIAGKKARDAVAYRAARDYLQIARELLPEDAWRSRYDDTFTLYLALAECEYLQANVAAAESLFELLWQHADSDLGRAKITVMQIALYQVAGHFQRASQVSLAALKMFELDFCADHSRLREEFTAQHAPLLARFKLRGAQELLHLPQIGDERIKMALEVFAGISASVYGAIPNLFPLLVLQAVKLALQHGNSPAAATVWARYAMVLASLGEITLAAEFMRLAQELNQRAGDEKRRGQLQYLDGAFVHCWHLPLASSIPLLEQAWQSCMEQGNLPSAGFCALYAAWHPFEKGEPLDQVLEFTRKYVRLARDSHNHVIADTIQLNVQMLRCLQGETQGADSLSDAHCNEEDLLRHLRQTGFANGLARYHVMRQILAFTSGDYASALQHAQAIDLTQFSVNTLYLVSHLFYHMLAIARLYGQAEAAQQAAWRQEFDQKTAQLAHWAQHCLANFLHRLQLAQAEQCRMLQQAESAMQYYDQALHTARENGFLQHEALSNELAGRFYLEQDFIRIGQSYLRDARYCYQKWGAHAKVRQLGQEFPWLEARSSQYPHPLGHFDLLGVLKASHALSGVIEWTELVETFLSLVLQHAHAQFAQLALLRGERLQLVAQADLQGVHLPREMEAAHLPCPQILMQQVAQQRQKVQAGAHNLPQACLQDPWFAQHQPHALLCLPLQKQASLVGVLYLEQGKSGGGMHAEQVSLLELLASQAAIALENALLYHNLKQENQERQLAELALAQYRDQLEITISERTAEILQQKEEVEQQKESLELAQRNIAVLSEIGREITASLNRDDIINTLYKHVNALMVATNFGIGFYRPEQELIEFPHALNRGQKMAPYARSMRERNQLAVYCIEQKKEIFINDVDADLAQYIPALDIPKELELGGLQEDMLPQAGLYVPMLLGERVLGVLGVLGVQSYQKHVYRRVHLDMLRTLAAYAAVALDNAAAYSQVEATLATQRDTEIQLRQQEKQVRLHADELRQANQSLQQNEERLNQAKQKAEEATRQKSEFLANMSHEIRTPMNAIIGMAHLALHTELSPKQHDYVAKIHRAGLSLLGIINDILDFSKIEAGKLDVEKVPYQLDDVLSNLAGMTSQKASEKKLDYLFDIAPDVPRELLGDPLRLGQVLVNLVNNAIKFTEHGEICVSCHLDRHSGEAEQVHLCFAVRDSGIGLSQSQKNRLFQPFSQADTSTTRKYGGAGLGLSISQRLVEMMGGRIWVESNPGQGSTFHFYVQQSMQAHSTPPAASLLQGAHVLLAARHSPARSILAQNLQALGMKVETLATSDAALAALQLAERRREPYPLLILAHDLHPLDGVSCARKMQELALSLAPAILLPLPFGADALQEAAQAAGVTGFIQQPLLLSQLQQVLLDVFAPSCPLHLPAPDQRQFRDTSVLLAEDNDINQQIAIELLAAVGIEVDVASTGVEALQKLQAGGPDSYQLVLMDLEMPEMDGHAATIALRADARFAQLPVVAMTAHALTDVRERCLIEGMQDYLTKPIHPEQLYACLARWLHNAPRAHAPALKPNPAAAPALPNLAGVDHQLGLRQSGGNPALHQEQLNRFTKTHKQAVIETRLLLTDGDLLSAIRRIHHLHTAAAAIGASRLAHAAQLLESYLDQTPDEQLDTGMIEQYMQGVENAHSEIFNSLHALPAAAAPQAKAHNAADSASSDNAQQQQAQAALQAFAALLNEANLEAVDYFQEQRALLGEVLNAQQMQQIQICLQQYEFEEALALCQIGVNS is encoded by the coding sequence ATGCTGCAACTGGAAGGCTATACCATTACCCAGACCTTGCGCCAGGATGAGGAATTCACCCTGTATCGGGCACGCCGGCAACAGGATGGCCAACACGTACTGGTGAAAAGCCCGACTCTGGAGCGCACCACCAGCGCGTTGCGCAACCGCATTAACCAGGAATACGCGCTGCGCGAAGAATTGCACGAAAGCTGGGCGGTGCGCCCGCTTGCGCTGCAAGGCGCAAATGGCCGCATTGTGCTGATTTTGCAAGATCCCGGCATGGTTTTGCTGGAAAGTCTGCTGGACGGGCCGATGCCTGCGGCGCAATTTCTGCACCTGGCCAGCGGCATTCTGGACGCCTTAGCGCATATGCACTTGCAAGACATTGTGCACAAAGACCTGCAGCCGGCGCATATCCTGATCGACCCGGAAAGCGGCAGCGCGCGCCTGTGCGGCTTTGGCATCGCCAGCCGCATCCCGCGCGAACACCAAAGCGCGCTGCCGATGGAAGTCATGGCCGGCGCCTTCGCCTACATGGCGCCGGAGCAAACCGGGCGCATGAACCGCTCGGTTGACTCGCGCAGCGATCTGTATTCCCTGGGGGTGCTGTTTTACCAGATGCTGACCGGCGCGCTGCCGTTTCAGGCCGAAGACGCGATGCAATGGATTCATTGCCATGTGGCGCGCCAGCCCGGCGCACCAGCCCAGCGCAATCCGGATATCGCCCCGGTGCTGTCGCATATCGTCATGAAACTGCTGGCCAAAAATGCGGAAGAACGCTACCAGACCGCCAATGGCTTGCGCGCCGACCTGCGCCACTGTCAGCAAATGCTGCTGCGCCACGGCCAGCTGCAGCATTTCACGCTGGGCCGGCAAGACGCCTCGGCGCGCCTCTTGATCCCGGAAACCATGTACGGGCGCGAAGCCCAGCTGCATGTTTTGTTCGACGCCATGACGCGGGTGATGGAAAGCGGCAAACCCGAATTGGTGCTGGTCTCCGGCTATTCCGGCATCGGTAAATCTTCGCTGGTGAATGAACTGCAAAAGGCCATGCTGCAACCCTGCGCCCTGTTCATTTCCGGCAAATTCGATCAATACAAACGCGACATTCCCTACGCCACTCTGGCGCATGCGTTTCAAAGCCTGATCCGGCAAATTCTGTGTCAAAGCGAAGCCGAACTGGACAACTGGCGCCAGGCGATTCAACTCGCGCTCGGCAATCAGGGACAATTGATGATTGAGCTGATCCCGGAATTGCGTTTCGTGATCGGCCCGCAAAGCGCACTGGTGCCACTGCCGCCGGCAGATGCGCAATTGCGTTTTCAAGCCGCCTTCCGCCAATTCCTGTCCGCCTTCGCCACCCCGGAACACCCGCTCGTCTTATTCCTCGATGATTTGCAATGGCTCGACAGCGCCAGCCTGGCGCTGCTGGAACATTGGATCAATGACCGCAGCCTGCGCCATATTTTGATGATCGGGGCTTACCGCATCAAAGAAGGCGAGCGCCAACATCCCTTGTACGAGGCGCTGGCCGGCTTGCGCAACGGCCCGCTGCCGATACATGAAATCGAATTGACGCCCTTTTTGCAAGCCGATGTCGCCCACCTCTTAGCCGATGCGCTGCAAAGCGATATCGGCCAGGTCTGGCCGCTGGCGCAACTGGTGCACGACAAAACCGCCGGCAACCCCTTTTTCACCACCCAGTTTCTGACCCGCCTGGCGGATGACGGCCTGCTCGCCTTTGACCATGTGCAAAGCAAATGGCGCTGGGATCTGGCGCGCATCCGCGCCGAGGGCTTTGCCGACAATGTGGTGGATTTGATGATCAGCCGCTTGCGCAGCCTGCCGCAAGCCACGCTGGAAATTCTGAAAATGCTGGCCTGCATGGGGAATGGCGCTGAGATCGACGTGCTGGCGCGGGTATGTGAAAAAAGCGTCGAAGCAACCCAGCTCGATTTATGGCATGCAGTGCATCTGCGCCTCTTATTGCGGCATGGCGAGCGCTATCAATTTCAGCATGACCGGATTCAGGAAGCCGCCTATTCGCTGACCGCCGCTGGCGAACTGCCGGCGCAGCATTTGAAAATTGGCCGCCATCTGGCCGCCCATTTGAGCTGGCCGCAAATCGAAGATGAAATCTTTGACATCGTCAATCACTTCAACCAGGCGCGCCATTTGATCGAAGCGCCGCAGGAACGCGAACGCCTGTGCCAATTCAACTTCATCGCCGGCAAAAAAGCGCGCGATGCGGTGGCCTACCGCGCCGCACGCGACTACCTGCAAATTGCGCGCGAATTACTGCCGGAAGACGCCTGGCGCAGCCGCTACGACGACACCTTCACCCTGTATCTGGCGCTGGCCGAATGCGAATATCTGCAAGCCAATGTGGCGGCGGCGGAAAGCTTGTTTGAGCTGCTCTGGCAACACGCCGATTCCGATCTGGGACGGGCCAAAATCACCGTCATGCAAATCGCCTTGTACCAGGTGGCGGGACACTTCCAGCGCGCCAGCCAGGTTTCACTGGCGGCCTTGAAAATGTTTGAGCTGGATTTTTGCGCCGATCACAGCCGCCTGCGCGAAGAATTCACCGCCCAGCATGCGCCGCTGTTGGCGCGCTTCAAATTGCGCGGCGCGCAAGAACTGCTGCACCTGCCGCAAATCGGCGATGAGCGCATCAAAATGGCGCTTGAAGTGTTCGCCGGCATCAGCGCCTCAGTGTACGGCGCGATCCCGAATCTGTTTCCGCTGTTGGTCTTGCAAGCGGTCAAACTGGCGCTGCAACACGGCAACTCGCCCGCCGCCGCCACCGTCTGGGCGCGTTACGCCATGGTGCTGGCAAGCCTGGGAGAAATCACGCTGGCGGCGGAATTCATGCGCCTGGCGCAGGAATTGAACCAGCGCGCCGGCGATGAGAAACGGCGCGGTCAATTGCAATATTTAGACGGCGCCTTTGTGCACTGCTGGCATTTGCCGCTGGCCTCCAGCATTCCGCTGCTGGAACAAGCCTGGCAAAGCTGTATGGAACAAGGCAATCTGCCTTCCGCCGGCTTTTGCGCCCTGTACGCCGCCTGGCACCCCTTTGAAAAAGGCGAACCGCTCGACCAGGTGCTGGAATTCACGCGCAAATATGTGCGCCTGGCGCGCGACAGCCACAACCATGTGATTGCCGACACGATTCAGCTGAATGTGCAAATGCTGCGCTGCCTGCAGGGCGAAACCCAGGGCGCGGACAGCCTCAGCGATGCGCACTGCAATGAAGAAGACTTACTGCGCCATCTGCGCCAGACCGGCTTCGCCAATGGCCTGGCGCGCTACCATGTGATGCGGCAGATTCTGGCTTTTACCAGCGGCGACTATGCCAGCGCGCTGCAACACGCGCAAGCCATCGACCTCACCCAGTTCAGCGTCAACACCCTGTACCTGGTCAGCCACCTGTTCTATCACATGCTGGCGATCGCACGTTTGTATGGGCAGGCCGAAGCCGCACAACAAGCCGCCTGGCGCCAGGAATTCGACCAAAAAACCGCACAGCTGGCGCACTGGGCGCAACATTGCCTGGCGAATTTTCTGCACCGCCTGCAACTGGCGCAAGCCGAACAGTGCCGCATGCTGCAACAAGCGGAAAGCGCCATGCAGTATTACGACCAGGCCTTGCACACAGCGCGCGAAAACGGCTTTTTGCAACATGAAGCATTGAGCAATGAATTGGCCGGCCGCTTTTACCTCGAACAGGATTTCATCCGTATCGGCCAGAGTTATTTGCGGGATGCGCGCTACTGCTATCAAAAATGGGGCGCCCACGCCAAAGTGCGCCAACTGGGACAGGAATTCCCCTGGCTGGAAGCGCGCAGCAGCCAATATCCACACCCGCTCGGGCACTTCGATTTACTGGGCGTCCTGAAAGCATCGCACGCCCTATCCGGCGTGATCGAGTGGACAGAATTGGTGGAAACCTTTTTGAGCCTGGTGCTGCAACATGCGCATGCCCAATTCGCCCAACTCGCCTTGCTGCGCGGCGAACGCCTGCAGCTGGTGGCGCAAGCCGATTTGCAAGGCGTGCATTTGCCGCGCGAAATGGAAGCCGCGCACCTGCCCTGCCCGCAGATTTTGATGCAGCAGGTCGCGCAACAACGGCAAAAAGTACAGGCCGGCGCGCATAATCTGCCGCAAGCCTGCCTGCAAGACCCCTGGTTTGCGCAGCACCAGCCACACGCCCTGCTCTGCCTGCCGCTGCAAAAACAAGCCAGTCTGGTTGGCGTGCTGTATCTGGAACAGGGCAAAAGCGGCGGCGGCATGCACGCCGAACAAGTGTCCCTGCTGGAACTGCTGGCCAGCCAGGCCGCGATTGCGCTGGAAAATGCCCTGCTGTATCACAATTTGAAGCAGGAAAACCAGGAGCGCCAATTGGCCGAGCTGGCCTTGGCGCAATATCGCGACCAGCTGGAAATCACCATCAGCGAGCGCACTGCCGAAATTTTGCAGCAAAAAGAAGAAGTCGAGCAGCAAAAAGAAAGCCTGGAATTAGCGCAGCGCAATATCGCGGTGTTATCAGAAATCGGGCGCGAAATCACCGCCAGCCTCAACCGCGACGACATCATCAACACCCTGTACAAGCATGTGAATGCGCTGATGGTGGCGACCAATTTCGGCATCGGTTTTTACCGCCCGGAACAGGAATTGATCGAATTTCCGCATGCCCTCAACCGGGGCCAGAAAATGGCCCCGTATGCGCGCAGCATGCGCGAGCGCAATCAGCTTGCGGTGTATTGCATTGAGCAGAAAAAAGAAATTTTCATCAACGATGTGGACGCCGATCTGGCGCAATACATTCCCGCGCTGGACATCCCGAAAGAATTGGAGCTGGGCGGCTTGCAGGAAGACATGCTGCCGCAAGCCGGCCTGTATGTGCCGATGCTGTTAGGCGAACGGGTGCTGGGCGTGCTGGGCGTGCTGGGCGTGCAGAGCTATCAAAAACATGTGTACCGGCGCGTGCATCTGGACATGCTGCGCACCCTGGCGGCGTATGCAGCCGTGGCGCTGGACAATGCCGCCGCCTACAGCCAGGTGGAAGCCACGCTGGCGACCCAGCGCGACACTGAAATTCAATTGCGGCAACAGGAAAAGCAAGTGCGCCTGCATGCAGATGAATTGCGCCAGGCCAATCAATCGCTGCAGCAAAACGAAGAACGGCTGAACCAGGCCAAGCAAAAAGCGGAAGAAGCGACGCGCCAGAAGTCTGAATTCCTGGCCAATATGAGCCATGAGATCCGCACCCCGATGAACGCCATCATCGGCATGGCGCATCTGGCCCTGCATACCGAACTGAGTCCCAAACAGCATGATTATGTGGCCAAAATCCACCGCGCCGGCCTGTCCCTGCTGGGGATCATTAACGACATTCTGGATTTCTCCAAAATCGAAGCCGGCAAGCTGGATGTGGAAAAAGTGCCGTATCAGCTCGACGATGTGCTCTCCAATCTGGCCGGCATGACGAGCCAGAAAGCGAGCGAGAAAAAACTCGATTATCTGTTCGATATTGCGCCGGATGTGCCGCGCGAGTTGCTGGGCGACCCTTTACGTCTGGGACAGGTTTTAGTCAACCTGGTGAACAATGCGATCAAATTCACCGAACATGGGGAAATCTGCGTCAGCTGCCATCTCGACCGCCACAGCGGCGAAGCGGAACAAGTGCATCTGTGTTTTGCCGTGCGCGATTCCGGCATCGGCTTGAGCCAAAGCCAGAAAAACCGCTTATTCCAACCCTTCTCCCAGGCCGACACCTCGACCACCCGCAAGTATGGCGGGGCCGGACTGGGTCTGTCGATTTCGCAAAGACTGGTGGAAATGATGGGGGGACGCATCTGGGTCGAAAGCAACCCCGGCCAAGGCTCCACCTTCCACTTTTATGTACAGCAAAGCATGCAGGCGCACAGCACGCCGCCGGCCGCCTCACTGCTGCAAGGCGCGCATGTGCTGCTGGCGGCGCGCCACTCCCCGGCGCGCAGCATTCTGGCGCAAAATCTGCAGGCGCTGGGCATGAAGGTGGAAACCCTGGCCACCTCAGACGCCGCGCTGGCTGCGCTGCAACTGGCGGAACGGCGGCGCGAACCATACCCGCTGTTGATTCTGGCGCATGATTTACATCCGCTGGATGGGGTGAGTTGCGCACGCAAGATGCAGGAACTGGCCTTGAGCCTGGCCCCGGCGATTCTGCTGCCGCTGCCGTTTGGCGCCGATGCGCTGCAAGAAGCCGCACAAGCCGCCGGCGTCACCGGCTTTATTCAACAACCGCTGCTCTTGAGTCAATTGCAGCAAGTGCTGCTGGATGTATTCGCTCCGAGTTGCCCGCTGCATCTGCCGGCGCCGGATCAGCGTCAATTCCGCGACACCAGCGTCTTGCTGGCGGAAGACAATGATATCAATCAGCAGATTGCGATTGAGTTGTTAGCCGCCGTCGGAATTGAAGTGGATGTCGCCAGCACCGGGGTCGAGGCTTTGCAAAAGCTGCAGGCCGGCGGCCCGGACAGCTATCAGCTGGTGTTGATGGATTTGGAAATGCCGGAAATGGATGGCCACGCCGCCACCATCGCACTGCGCGCCGACGCCCGCTTTGCGCAATTGCCGGTGGTGGCGATGACCGCGCACGCCCTCACCGATGTGCGCGAACGCTGCCTGATCGAAGGCATGCAAGACTATCTGACCAAACCGATCCACCCGGAACAGCTGTATGCCTGCCTGGCGCGCTGGCTGCATAATGCGCCACGGGCGCACGCGCCGGCGCTCAAGCCCAACCCGGCTGCCGCGCCTGCGCTGCCGAATCTGGCCGGGGTGGATCATCAACTCGGCTTGCGCCAATCCGGCGGCAATCCCGCGCTGCACCAAGAGCAACTCAACCGCTTCACCAAGACCCACAAACAGGCGGTGATTGAAACCCGGCTCTTGCTCACCGATGGCGATCTGCTCTCCGCAATCCGGCGCATCCACCACCTGCACACCGCCGCCGCCGCCATCGGCGCCAGCCGCTTAGCGCATGCCGCCCAATTGCTCGAATCGTATCTCGACCAAACCCCGGATGAGCAACTCGATACCGGCATGATCGAACAATATATGCAGGGCGTGGAAAATGCGCACAGCGAGATTTTCAACAGCCTGCACGCGCTGCCGGCGGCAGCCGCCCCCCAGGCCAAGGCACACAATGCAGCAGACAGCGCAAGCAGCGACAATGCACAGCAACAACAGGCGCAAGCCGCGCTGCAAGCCTTTGCCGCCTTGTTAAACGAGGCCAATCTGGAAGCGGTGGATTATTTCCAGGAACAACGCGCGCTGCTGGGCGAAGTCTTGAACGCGCAGCAGATGCAGCAGATTCAAATCTGCTTGCAGCAATATGAGTTTGAAGAGGCGCTGGCGCTGTGCCAGATTGGCGTCAATTCATAA